TTTCGCCCCATTCCATGCCGGACACCTCGCCAGGACGTTGCCCTGTCAGTAGTATCATTTTCAAGGCCAACTTGGTCAGGTGAAAAGCGTCAACCTCTTTGGAGGCTAGGTCAAGGCTTGTCCAAAGCAGACTTATTTCAGCGTCAGTCAATACCCTGGAACGCGCTTTCTCTGGACGTTTCCGCAGGCCAGACAATGGGGAATGTTCTATTATGCCACGCTCTGCCGCAAAATTAAGCATACCCACTAAGATACTTTGCAGGCGATTTGCCCCAACCTTTGCCCGTTTTCGAACCTCATCAATCAACAAAACGGCATCTCGCCGGGTTATCTCCGAAACCTTGCGCTTCCCCCAGGCAGGGATTGCATCTTTTTCGATTAATCGTTTCCTCTCCTTTCCGCTTGGCGTATGGATCAACTTCTCTTCCCAGAACTCAACAAGCAAATCAGCTACAGTTGGTGAAGCCTTGCGATTGGCCTTGGCTTCCTTCTGCTTACGGCTAGGGTCAATCCCTCGCTCTACCTCCTGCAAAGCCTTAGCGTGAATTTCTCGAATCTCTGCAAGGGTAATGGATGGATAGCTGCCCAGGGTCATACGGTGACGTGTGCCATCAATCGTATATCTGAAAATCCATGATTTTGACCCCGTTGGCATGATACGGATAGACAACCCCTTACCATCGACAACCTCAAAACGATCAGAACGGGGTACCAATTTTTTAACCTGAAGGTCTGTAAGTGCCATTTTCATTAGCCTCATTGTTTTAGACTGGGTACCAAATGGGGTACCAATCTGACTGCATAACAGTGAAAAATACCACTTTTCACCTTATTGCAAAATAGGCTATTTTTTGTGTAAAGTCAATGGGTTTTGGTGCATAGTGAAGAGTGGAGAATAGAGGCGAAAAACGTCTGATATTGCCTTGGGAGCAGGAGGTCGAGAGTTCGAATCCCTCCGCCCCGACCATTATTTATAGGGCTTT
The window above is part of the Desulfobulbaceae bacterium genome. Proteins encoded here:
- a CDS encoding tyrosine-type recombinase/integrase, translating into MALTDLQVKKLVPRSDRFEVVDGKGLSIRIMPTGSKSWIFRYTIDGTRHRMTLGSYPSITLAEIREIHAKALQEVERGIDPSRKQKEAKANRKASPTVADLLVEFWEEKLIHTPSGKERKRLIEKDAIPAWGKRKVSEITRRDAVLLIDEVRKRAKVGANRLQSILVGMLNFAAERGIIEHSPLSGLRKRPEKARSRVLTDAEISLLWTSLDLASKEVDAFHLTKLALKMILLTGQRPGEVSGMEWGEIDGDTWSIPAHRSKNRQTHTVPLSPLALELLEMAKPYSGETPFVFSSINKGHELPLTTNALSRAIHRHRAEIGIDDRFTPHDLRRTVRTRLAELKVTDIVAEKVLGHKLQGILVVYNHHPYGTEKLQAIEQWEKKLRQLVGIDEAVAGKIIEMRRHHAS